In Prevotella sp. oral taxon 475, one DNA window encodes the following:
- a CDS encoding ATP-binding cassette domain-containing protein has product MNKIHLHHVLPQVFASVAHLNSELWQRDVVFEKGRLYLLEAESGKGKSTFCSYLMGYRNDYAGSIRFDETDIRQFRMKDWTTIRTLHVAHLFQELRLFPELTAMENVEIKNRLTRRKSRREILLWFEQLGIADKAETLVSRMSYGQQQRVALLRALVQPFDFLIADEPISHLDDHNARLMAHLLLTEVRTQGAGLIATSIGKHLPLPYEKTLKL; this is encoded by the coding sequence ATGAACAAGATACACCTTCATCATGTCCTGCCACAGGTATTTGCGTCGGTAGCCCATCTGAATTCCGAACTCTGGCAACGCGATGTGGTCTTTGAGAAAGGCCGTCTCTATCTCCTCGAGGCTGAGAGCGGAAAGGGAAAGAGCACTTTTTGCAGTTATCTCATGGGCTATCGCAACGACTATGCCGGTAGCATTCGATTCGATGAGACCGACATCCGCCAATTCCGAATGAAAGATTGGACGACGATTCGCACCTTGCATGTGGCGCATTTGTTTCAAGAACTGCGCCTCTTTCCCGAGCTCACCGCCATGGAGAACGTAGAAATCAAGAACCGACTCACGCGCCGGAAGTCGCGTCGGGAGATTCTCCTTTGGTTCGAGCAGCTCGGTATCGCTGACAAAGCAGAGACGCTCGTCTCTCGGATGTCTTACGGTCAGCAGCAACGCGTAGCCTTGTTGCGCGCCTTGGTGCAGCCCTTCGACTTCCTCATCGCCGACGAACCCATTAGTCATCTCGACGATCACAACGCCCGCCTCATGGCCCACCTTCTGCTGACCGAAGTTCGTACCCAGGGAGCTGGCCTCATTGCTACGAGCATCGGTAAACATTTGCCCTTGCCTTACGAAAAAACGCTGAAACTATGA
- a CDS encoding DUF4836 family protein: MIKKIVGIFVWIALVLSSCSKTDYVDAIPKNSHTLIAIDATRQDGLDLKPLLQDWLRTKDVAQCGIDFSSKIYLFVTNDGNMGLCARVSDADRLRQTLDSLVQRGFCTKSRTRREAEFYVVGSLWAVGFSSEAVLVAGPVPALSQSDLQRRMAGWLETGDGRSIKDMPLFGQLDTINAPIALAARLSALPPSIAQPYRLGLPESLDPSQLLLTATLRTRGDVLSVESRLCGTDENAAKVLQSVPSLYRPIGKEAPARMPNQALMGLFVNVRGAALHSALRRHRELSALMMGLDATTGIDSLLMRTDGDLLFLLPAWQKKGVNLSVKAITKSTPSVVDPLPEAVQTEIRGKRLAVVVRLPNIPADPGSAFGFFHFLKPVLGHTQTIVYSIR; encoded by the coding sequence ATGATCAAAAAGATTGTAGGCATATTTGTATGGATAGCTTTGGTTTTGTCTTCATGCTCCAAGACCGATTACGTCGATGCTATTCCTAAAAACAGTCACACGCTCATCGCCATCGATGCCACCCGGCAAGACGGACTGGATCTGAAGCCGTTGCTTCAGGATTGGCTTCGAACGAAAGATGTAGCACAGTGTGGCATCGACTTTTCCAGTAAGATTTATCTTTTTGTTACGAACGACGGGAATATGGGTCTCTGTGCTCGGGTGAGCGATGCAGATCGACTGCGGCAAACGCTCGACTCGCTCGTGCAACGGGGCTTCTGCACCAAGAGCAGAACGCGGCGCGAGGCAGAGTTTTACGTCGTTGGAAGTCTTTGGGCCGTAGGATTCAGCAGCGAAGCAGTGCTCGTGGCAGGGCCGGTTCCTGCTCTTTCACAGTCTGATCTGCAACGACGAATGGCCGGTTGGCTCGAGACCGGCGATGGGCGAAGTATCAAGGATATGCCACTCTTCGGTCAACTCGATACCATCAACGCTCCCATAGCTTTGGCAGCTCGGCTCAGTGCCCTTCCCCCCAGCATCGCACAACCCTATCGGCTCGGTCTTCCTGAGAGCCTTGATCCCTCGCAACTGCTGCTCACCGCTACGCTGCGCACTCGTGGCGATGTGCTTAGCGTGGAGAGTCGGCTCTGCGGCACAGACGAAAACGCAGCCAAAGTCCTGCAATCGGTTCCCTCGCTCTATCGTCCCATTGGCAAAGAAGCCCCTGCAAGGATGCCGAACCAGGCATTGATGGGTCTCTTCGTCAACGTTCGCGGAGCTGCTTTACATTCTGCCCTGCGCCGCCACCGCGAACTCTCCGCCTTGATGATGGGCTTAGATGCCACCACCGGCATCGACAGCCTTCTTATGCGCACGGATGGAGATTTGCTTTTCCTCCTGCCCGCGTGGCAGAAAAAGGGAGTGAATCTCTCGGTGAAGGCGATAACGAAGTCGACGCCTTCTGTAGTCGACCCGCTTCCGGAAGCGGTGCAGACTGAGATTCGGGGTAAACGACTTGCCGTCGTCGTTCGTCTCCCGAACATTCCTGCCGATCCGGGTAGCGCATTCGGCTTCTTCCATTTCCTCAAACCCGTCTTGGGGCACACACAGACCATCGTTTACAGTATCCGATAA
- a CDS encoding leucine-rich repeat domain-containing protein, translating to MTKKIFLLLFLCILFANQAWTQSGTYTANGVTWKYKLEGSPKTATITGEVLGKTVFSSALNIPNDIVHGGTHYTVTKINDNAFSNYGEATTLSIPTSVTTIGKNAFSQCKKMTGTLYLPNVTTIGNYAFINCMGLTGKLELPKAMSIGEQAFSNCKGLTMMSLPKITMIGDWAFSGCTGLEGVLELPKTLTSLGEYAFANTTGTNLKAIKFENGTNLINIEKNSLSGTYLAYVDMVGVNFPPGFIASYNNLGTSVSTMVYLPSTASINPDDINIVRGNLCNKFRVYDGSGNHNDGCEYPIQYPFTAATATYDRGFYNAICQTLYLPYPATLPDGMRAYTLQAKTVHGGITHFRFVSIGDGGTQLQANKPYLIRITDGSTSKQFGMDVNVQVPVTPSIASTEVQDVNGQGFYFGGTTENIDNATAAGMKAYNLINNEWRPIRTDNPNGYIHSFRAYMRTTGAAPAKGFAIVLDDEDSTTGIDTAVENEVEQGDSPIYTLDGKLMGTDIDALPSGEIYVKNGKKFYKF from the coding sequence ATGACGAAAAAGATTTTCCTCCTTTTATTTCTTTGCATCCTGTTTGCCAACCAGGCCTGGACGCAATCCGGAACTTATACCGCCAATGGCGTGACGTGGAAGTACAAATTAGAAGGTTCGCCAAAGACAGCAACTATTACAGGTGAGGTGTTAGGGAAAACAGTCTTTTCGAGTGCACTTAATATTCCCAATGATATTGTGCATGGCGGAACTCATTACACGGTAACAAAAATAAATGACAATGCCTTTTCCAATTATGGGGAGGCAACTACACTTAGTATTCCCACATCGGTTACAACTATTGGTAAAAACGCATTTTCTCAATGTAAAAAAATGACCGGTACACTGTATTTACCTAATGTTACCACCATTGGTAATTACGCATTTATAAACTGCATGGGCTTAACCGGCAAACTGGAATTGCCAAAAGCGATGTCCATAGGGGAACAGGCATTTTCTAACTGCAAGGGGCTTACTATGATGTCACTACCCAAGATAACCATGATTGGTGACTGGGCCTTTAGCGGATGCACAGGCTTAGAAGGAGTATTAGAATTACCGAAAACGCTTACAAGCCTCGGCGAGTATGCTTTCGCGAATACAACCGGCACAAACTTGAAAGCAATAAAGTTTGAGAATGGAACAAACTTGATTAATATTGAAAAAAACAGTCTTTCAGGTACTTATTTAGCGTATGTCGACATGGTAGGAGTAAACTTTCCACCAGGTTTTATTGCGAGTTATAATAATTTGGGAACCTCTGTTTCCACTATGGTATATCTACCATCCACAGCATCAATCAATCCTGACGATATAAACATTGTGAGAGGAAATCTTTGTAATAAGTTTAGGGTATATGATGGCTCAGGTAACCACAATGACGGGTGCGAGTACCCCATACAATACCCTTTCACTGCAGCCACTGCCACTTATGACAGGGGGTTTTATAATGCAATTTGCCAAACGCTCTATTTACCCTATCCCGCTACGCTTCCCGATGGTATGCGCGCTTATACCTTACAAGCAAAAACCGTACATGGAGGGATTACTCACTTCCGTTTTGTTTCTATAGGCGACGGCGGAACACAACTCCAGGCCAATAAGCCCTATTTGATAAGGATTACTGATGGATCTACAAGCAAACAATTTGGAATGGACGTGAACGTGCAAGTGCCCGTAACGCCGAGTATCGCCTCTACCGAAGTGCAAGATGTGAATGGGCAAGGATTCTATTTCGGCGGGACAACCGAGAATATCGATAATGCCACGGCAGCGGGTATGAAAGCGTATAATCTGATTAACAATGAGTGGCGACCCATCCGCACCGACAATCCTAACGGCTATATCCATTCGTTCCGTGCCTATATGCGCACCACCGGGGCTGCACCTGCAAAAGGATTTGCTATTGTGCTGGACGATGAAGACTCTACAACGGGTATCGACACAGCCGTGGAAAACGAAGTGGAGCAAGGCGACAGCCCCATTTATACACTTGATGGCAAACTGATGGGCACGGACATCGATGCGCTGCCCAGCGGCGAAATATATGTGAAGAATGGCAAGAAGTTTTATAAATTCTAA
- a CDS encoding pyridoxamine 5'-phosphate oxidase family protein, with product MKYINETIRRRDRLLDEERAIQLLQTAEYGILSMIDEDGMPYAIPVNHVWNGRDSIYIHCAPEGKKLRAIAHCPNVTFCIVGRVNLLPGKFTTEYESVLFFGKAHTSLPEEERMNALHLLIDKLSPNFKALGDQYARKSFHRTEIIRVDFTAFSGKQKRLPSP from the coding sequence ATGAAATATATCAACGAAACCATCCGTCGGCGCGACCGTCTCCTGGACGAAGAGCGCGCCATCCAACTTCTGCAAACCGCCGAATACGGCATTCTCTCGATGATTGACGAAGACGGAATGCCCTATGCCATCCCCGTGAACCACGTTTGGAATGGGCGCGACAGCATCTATATCCACTGTGCTCCCGAGGGAAAAAAGCTGCGGGCCATCGCCCATTGCCCCAACGTAACGTTCTGCATCGTGGGCCGGGTGAACCTGTTGCCCGGCAAATTCACCACCGAGTATGAGAGCGTTCTTTTCTTTGGTAAGGCCCACACTTCACTCCCCGAGGAGGAACGCATGAACGCCCTGCACCTGCTCATCGACAAACTCTCGCCCAACTTCAAAGCTCTCGGCGACCAATACGCCCGAAAGTCGTTCCACCGCACCGAAATCATCCGCGTCGACTTCACCGCTTTCTCGGGCAAACAAAAACGTCTACCAAGTCCTTAA
- a CDS encoding nucleoside permease has product MNLKIRLSLMNFLEFAVWGAYLTSMGTYLVKMGMADQIGWFYAMQGVVSIFMPALMGIVADRWIPAQRLLGLCHLVAAGFMFATAYYGFRAMGAGGTEAIADAQRIFPLYSLSVAFYMPTLALSNSVAYTALSQAGMDTVKDFPPIRVFGTIGFICMMWLVDLMGFQPNEKQFVVSGVCSVLLFLYTFTLPACPTAQADSRRSLSEQLGLRAFSLLKERKMAIFFFFSMLLGVSLQITNGFANPFITSFENIPEYADTFGVQHANILISLSQISETCCILLIPFFMKRYGIKNVMLIAMFAWVLRFGLFGLGNPGNGVWLFVLSMLVYGVAFDFFNISGSLFVDRSTDVQMRSSAQGLFMLMTNGVGATLGTLGAQAVVNRYSSGGTTDWQTCWYIFAGYALVVGVAFALIFRPKRDEVR; this is encoded by the coding sequence ATGAATCTGAAAATACGCTTATCGTTGATGAACTTCCTCGAATTCGCCGTTTGGGGAGCCTATCTCACTTCTATGGGAACCTATCTCGTAAAAATGGGGATGGCCGACCAGATCGGTTGGTTTTACGCCATGCAGGGGGTTGTTTCTATCTTTATGCCGGCCCTTATGGGCATTGTTGCCGACCGTTGGATTCCTGCGCAACGTTTGCTTGGATTGTGCCATTTGGTGGCGGCCGGTTTCATGTTTGCCACGGCCTACTATGGATTTCGGGCGATGGGAGCAGGTGGAACGGAAGCTATTGCCGACGCGCAACGGATTTTTCCGCTCTACAGTTTGAGCGTAGCCTTCTACATGCCCACGTTGGCGTTGAGCAATTCGGTGGCTTACACCGCGCTCTCGCAGGCAGGAATGGACACGGTGAAGGATTTTCCGCCTATTCGCGTCTTCGGAACGATTGGCTTTATCTGCATGATGTGGTTGGTCGACTTGATGGGATTCCAACCCAACGAAAAGCAGTTTGTCGTCTCGGGTGTGTGCAGCGTGTTGTTGTTTCTCTATACTTTTACGCTTCCCGCCTGTCCAACGGCGCAGGCAGACAGTCGGAGAAGTCTGAGCGAACAGTTGGGTTTACGGGCCTTTTCACTCCTCAAAGAGCGGAAGATGGCTATCTTCTTCTTCTTCTCGATGCTGCTGGGCGTGAGTCTGCAAATCACCAACGGCTTTGCCAATCCCTTTATCACGAGCTTTGAAAACATCCCCGAATATGCCGATACCTTCGGCGTTCAACACGCCAATATTTTGATTTCGCTTTCGCAAATCAGCGAGACGTGTTGTATTCTGCTCATCCCTTTCTTCATGAAACGCTATGGCATCAAGAACGTGATGCTCATTGCGATGTTCGCTTGGGTGTTGCGTTTCGGACTGTTCGGTCTGGGTAATCCCGGCAACGGCGTATGGCTCTTTGTGCTGTCGATGTTGGTCTATGGCGTGGCGTTCGACTTTTTCAATATCTCCGGTTCGCTTTTCGTCGACCGTTCCACCGACGTGCAGATGCGCTCCAGCGCGCAAGGGCTCTTCATGCTGATGACCAACGGTGTGGGTGCAACCCTTGGAACGCTCGGCGCACAGGCCGTGGTGAACCGCTATAGCTCTGGGGGAACAACCGACTGGCAGACTTGTTGGTACATCTTTGCCGGATATGCCCTGGTGGTGGGCGTGGCCTTCGCCCTGATTTTCAGGCCCAAGAGAGACGAGGTGAGATAG
- a CDS encoding 3'-5' exonuclease, protein MKDFAAIDFETANYERSSICSVGLVVVRNGLVADTFYSLILPEPNYYTYRCTQIHGLTQADTASAPVFCEVWRQIEPLIKGLPLVAHNSRFDESCLRAAFRVYQMDDPAYPFFDTLAAARRALPHLPNHQLHTVAAACGYQLAHHHHALADAEACAAIALEIL, encoded by the coding sequence ATGAAAGACTTTGCAGCCATTGATTTCGAAACCGCCAACTACGAGCGCAGCAGCATCTGCTCCGTAGGACTGGTCGTCGTTCGGAACGGCCTCGTTGCCGACACGTTCTACTCGCTTATTCTGCCCGAACCCAATTATTATACCTACCGCTGCACCCAGATTCACGGACTCACACAGGCCGATACAGCCTCCGCACCCGTGTTCTGCGAGGTATGGCGACAGATAGAACCCCTCATCAAGGGTCTGCCGCTCGTGGCGCACAACAGTCGGTTCGACGAGAGTTGTCTGCGCGCCGCGTTCCGTGTCTATCAGATGGATGACCCTGCTTACCCCTTCTTCGACACCCTCGCCGCCGCCCGTCGTGCTCTCCCCCATCTGCCTAATCATCAACTTCACACCGTTGCCGCCGCTTGCGGCTATCAGTTGGCCCACCATCACCACGCGCTGGCCGACGCAGAAGCCTGCGCCGCCATTGCATTGGAGATATTATAA
- a CDS encoding 16S rRNA (uracil(1498)-N(3))-methyltransferase, whose product MKEIRFFYAPEPLSGELPADEAVHAARVLRLESGDEIHLIDGRGSFYRACLTLVSKGRCRYEIEEQRPQQKSWNGHIHLAMAPTKMADRVEWMVEKATEIGVDEFSFLDCAFSERHQLKTDRIERIVISAMKQSRKAWKPQVNGMESFSQFLRRAHVGSRFIAHCYDEVARQDLFTRLARADEGTDVTLLIGPEGDFSRSEVNEAIECGFESVTLGSSRLRTETAALSAVMMAQLARRK is encoded by the coding sequence ATGAAAGAGATTCGCTTTTTCTATGCCCCCGAACCGCTTTCGGGAGAGTTGCCCGCCGACGAGGCCGTGCATGCCGCCAGAGTGTTGCGACTGGAGAGTGGCGACGAAATCCATCTCATCGACGGACGGGGTAGCTTCTATCGGGCTTGCCTCACGCTTGTGTCGAAAGGCAGATGCCGGTATGAAATCGAAGAACAGCGGCCGCAACAGAAGTCTTGGAACGGACATATCCACCTGGCAATGGCTCCTACGAAGATGGCCGATCGCGTGGAATGGATGGTGGAAAAAGCTACCGAAATAGGTGTAGACGAGTTCTCTTTTCTCGACTGCGCTTTCTCCGAACGCCATCAACTCAAAACCGACCGCATCGAACGTATCGTCATCTCGGCCATGAAACAAAGTAGAAAAGCCTGGAAGCCACAGGTGAACGGCATGGAGAGCTTTTCCCAATTCCTTCGCCGTGCACATGTCGGTAGCCGGTTCATCGCCCATTGCTACGACGAAGTGGCGCGGCAAGATCTCTTCACCCGGCTCGCCCGCGCTGACGAAGGGACAGACGTGACGCTGCTCATCGGTCCCGAGGGAGACTTCTCACGATCCGAGGTCAACGAGGCTATCGAATGCGGATTCGAGTCCGTTACGTTGGGTTCGAGTCGACTTCGCACCGAAACGGCTGCCCTCTCCGCCGTGATGATGGCACAACTGGCACGGAGAAAATAA
- a CDS encoding HU family DNA-binding protein: MSIFLVLYQDNRKNSKFKGQWYARAKTVGTKDLNDIAEIVQRNSGSKKSDVLAVLTETAEVVSDLLSDGYRVKLDGLGALKVAVSTLPAATEKDFDVAKNVKNTRILFQPETEKAGSHGARNRVLANKLEFKKVASMVEKKEKKKKGGTP, encoded by the coding sequence ATGTCCATATTCTTAGTATTGTATCAAGACAATCGCAAGAACAGTAAGTTTAAAGGCCAATGGTATGCCCGGGCCAAAACCGTGGGAACGAAAGACTTGAACGACATTGCAGAAATTGTTCAGCGCAACTCGGGCTCGAAAAAGAGCGACGTGCTGGCCGTGCTTACCGAGACGGCCGAGGTGGTGAGCGATCTGTTGTCGGATGGCTATCGGGTGAAACTCGACGGACTGGGCGCGCTGAAAGTGGCGGTAAGTACGTTGCCGGCTGCTACGGAGAAAGACTTTGATGTGGCGAAAAATGTGAAGAACACCCGCATCCTGTTTCAACCCGAAACGGAGAAAGCTGGGTCGCATGGTGCTCGCAACCGCGTGTTGGCCAACAAACTGGAGTTTAAGAAAGTGGCCTCGATGGTAGAAAAGAAAGAGAAGAAAAAGAAAGGCGGAACACCATAA
- a CDS encoding ABC transporter permease, with translation MKLLWKLLRQHISLPQLTGFFFANLFGTAIVLLGWQFYCDVVPVFTSADSFMKADYLVVSKKIGLAGASASPSSGFAIEEEDSLCAQPFVGRMGHFTSAAYQTEASMWVNGTRILNSELFFESLPDDFVDASPSVWHYTPGSSEVPVILPRSYITMYNFGFAQSHSLPKISEGLVSLIDFRIFIRGDKETGQFRGRVIGFSSKLNTILVPQAFMDWSNRRFSTGAPTEPLRLIFEPRNPADERISAYLDTHGYDLEDPNLDAEKTSHFLRLIVSMVMTVGGIISVLSFYVLLLSIYLLVEKNASKLKTLLLLGYSPARVALPYQLLSVGLNLTVLLLSLLILLLVRTRYIHLLETLFPDLPQGSAAPAILVGLALFLLVTVMNATIIRRKIVRSRGIF, from the coding sequence ATGAAATTGCTTTGGAAGCTGCTTCGTCAGCACATCAGTCTGCCTCAGTTGACAGGCTTTTTCTTCGCCAATCTTTTCGGCACGGCTATCGTGCTGTTGGGTTGGCAGTTTTATTGCGATGTCGTACCCGTATTCACCTCGGCCGACAGCTTTATGAAGGCTGATTATCTTGTGGTGAGCAAGAAAATAGGCCTCGCTGGTGCGTCGGCCTCTCCCTCCTCGGGATTCGCGATTGAGGAGGAGGATAGCCTCTGTGCACAACCCTTCGTAGGTAGGATGGGCCATTTTACCTCTGCTGCCTACCAGACCGAGGCCTCGATGTGGGTCAATGGCACAAGGATTCTCAACTCCGAACTCTTCTTCGAGAGTCTACCCGATGACTTCGTCGACGCTTCTCCCTCTGTTTGGCACTACACGCCTGGCAGTAGCGAGGTGCCCGTCATTCTGCCTCGCAGCTATATAACAATGTACAACTTCGGTTTTGCCCAGAGCCACTCGCTGCCTAAAATTAGCGAAGGTCTCGTTTCGCTCATTGATTTCCGCATCTTCATCCGCGGCGACAAAGAAACGGGGCAGTTCCGCGGTCGCGTTATCGGTTTCTCTTCTAAGCTCAATACTATCCTTGTGCCGCAGGCGTTCATGGATTGGAGCAACCGCCGCTTCTCCACCGGTGCACCGACGGAACCGCTCCGCCTCATCTTCGAGCCTCGCAATCCGGCCGACGAGCGAATCTCGGCCTATCTCGACACTCACGGTTATGACCTGGAAGATCCCAATCTCGATGCCGAAAAGACGTCTCATTTTCTCAGGCTCATCGTTTCGATGGTCATGACGGTGGGCGGCATCATCTCCGTTCTCAGCTTCTACGTCCTGCTACTCAGCATTTATCTGTTGGTAGAGAAGAACGCTTCGAAGCTCAAGACGCTTTTGCTGCTGGGCTACAGTCCTGCTCGTGTGGCTTTGCCTTATCAACTACTATCGGTCGGACTCAATCTAACTGTTCTGCTGCTTAGTCTTCTGATTCTGCTCCTTGTCCGCACTCGCTACATTCATCTCCTCGAGACACTCTTTCCCGACCTTCCGCAAGGCTCTGCCGCTCCTGCGATTCTCGTGGGATTAGCTCTTTTTCTGCTGGTCACGGTAATGAATGCGACGATTATTCGGCGAAAGATTGTGAGAAGCAGAGGCATTTTTTAG
- the recJ gene encoding single-stranded-DNA-specific exonuclease RecJ, whose protein sequence is MHFKWKYELPTLAEEQAGEELSEKLNMSAVLGRVLIRRGITTESAAKRFFRPQLNDILNPFLMKDMDVAVDRLNDAMGRKERILIYGDYDVDGCTAVALVYRFLQQFYSNIEYYIPNRYEEGYGVSKKGIDYAHQAGVKLIIILDCGIKAVEEIGYAKSLGIDFIICDHHVPDEVMPPAVAVLNPKRADDSYPFKHLCGCGVGFKLMQAFAKNNGIPFSRLIPLLDLCAVSIAADIVPVVEENRILAYHGLKQLNQNPSIGLKAIIDICGLAERDLSMSDIVFKIGPRINASGRMENGKKSVDLLVEKDYNVALQNAKHIDEYNEQRKDIDKQMTEEANSIVARLESQKHRSSIVLYDENWKKGVIGIVASRLTEIYFRPTVVITRDGEFATGSARSVMGFDIYAAIKSCRDLLINFGGHTYAAGLTMRWSDIPVFLERFHNYVDSHIMPEQTEATLHIDELLDFKDITKKLHHDLKKFAPFGPGNQKPRFCTTGVYDYGTSKVVGREQEHIKLELIDSKSSNVVNGIAFGQSASARYIKSKRSFDIAYTIEDNVFRHNAIQLQIEDIRLTEAEDAEACWRL, encoded by the coding sequence ATGCACTTTAAATGGAAATACGAACTGCCTACACTGGCTGAAGAACAGGCTGGCGAAGAACTGAGCGAGAAACTCAATATGAGTGCTGTGCTGGGGAGAGTGCTCATTCGCAGAGGCATCACTACAGAGAGTGCGGCTAAACGGTTCTTCCGTCCACAGCTCAACGATATTCTCAACCCTTTCTTGATGAAAGATATGGATGTGGCTGTGGATAGGCTTAATGATGCTATGGGACGCAAGGAGCGCATCCTGATCTATGGAGATTACGACGTGGACGGATGCACAGCGGTAGCGTTGGTTTATCGATTTCTGCAACAATTCTATTCGAATATTGAGTATTACATCCCCAATCGCTACGAAGAAGGGTACGGGGTGAGCAAGAAGGGCATCGACTATGCACACCAGGCAGGGGTGAAGCTGATTATTATTCTCGACTGTGGTATCAAGGCTGTGGAGGAAATAGGATATGCCAAATCGTTAGGCATCGATTTTATTATCTGCGATCATCATGTGCCAGACGAGGTAATGCCGCCCGCCGTGGCCGTGCTTAACCCGAAAAGAGCCGATGATAGCTATCCGTTTAAGCATCTCTGCGGTTGCGGCGTGGGCTTCAAGTTGATGCAGGCGTTTGCCAAAAATAATGGAATTCCTTTTTCGAGGCTTATTCCGCTGCTCGACCTCTGCGCCGTGAGCATTGCGGCGGACATCGTTCCGGTAGTAGAAGAAAACCGCATCTTGGCTTATCACGGACTCAAACAGCTGAACCAAAACCCGAGCATCGGACTGAAGGCGATTATCGACATCTGTGGACTGGCTGAGCGGGACCTGTCGATGAGCGACATTGTCTTTAAAATTGGGCCGCGGATCAACGCTTCGGGTAGGATGGAAAATGGTAAGAAGAGTGTAGACTTGCTCGTGGAGAAGGACTATAATGTGGCACTGCAAAATGCCAAACACATTGATGAGTATAACGAGCAACGAAAGGATATCGACAAACAGATGACCGAGGAAGCGAATTCGATTGTAGCCCGGCTCGAGAGTCAGAAGCACCGCTCGAGTATTGTGCTCTATGATGAGAATTGGAAGAAGGGCGTTATCGGTATCGTTGCTTCCCGACTAACGGAGATTTATTTTCGACCGACGGTGGTGATCACCCGCGACGGCGAGTTTGCCACAGGGTCGGCACGCAGTGTAATGGGCTTTGACATCTATGCCGCCATTAAAAGTTGTCGCGATTTGCTGATCAACTTCGGCGGACATACCTATGCTGCAGGACTTACGATGAGATGGAGTGACATTCCGGTGTTTCTCGAACGATTCCACAACTATGTAGATAGCCATATCATGCCCGAACAGACCGAAGCGACGTTGCATATCGACGAGCTACTCGATTTCAAGGACATCACCAAGAAACTGCATCATGATTTGAAGAAATTCGCGCCTTTCGGGCCCGGCAATCAAAAGCCCCGATTCTGTACGACGGGCGTTTACGATTACGGAACGAGCAAGGTGGTGGGACGCGAGCAGGAGCATATCAAACTCGAGTTGATCGACTCGAAATCAAGCAACGTGGTCAACGGCATCGCTTTCGGACAGAGTGCATCGGCGCGTTACATCAAGTCGAAGCGCAGTTTTGATATCGCTTATACGATAGAGGATAATGTTTTCCGGCACAACGCAATACAATTGCAGATAGAAGACATCCGGCTCACGGAGGCAGAAGATGCCGAGGCGTGCTGGAGACTGTAG